From one Novosphingobium sp. genomic stretch:
- a CDS encoding Fic/DOC family N-terminal domain-containing protein — MPVHYHTGSFPPAELDLAALFPLVGPANAAVARYEGVLAGIPNPNVLLSPLTSREAVLSSKIEGTQVTLGEVLEFEAQGHLFDESTPKKADAREVLNYRAALHEATNLMAELPLSQRLIKATHRVLMNGVRGRNKDPGEYRRIPNWIGPEGCTVEQARFVPPGADALDGCMSAWEAYIHADAPDRLVQLAIVHAEFEAIHPFLDGNGRLGRLVIPLFLFSHGLLSRPNFYLSEYLEANRDEYYDRLLSVSRDGDWTGWVRFFLQGIIAQADVNTRKALAILRLHEEKRDWVAEVTHSQYAVRALDWIFQRPIFKTPDFIESAQIPGATARSIIRVLRDQGMLTELVAASGRAPATLAFSELLNIAEGRTAF, encoded by the coding sequence GTGCCGGTCCATTACCATACAGGTAGCTTCCCTCCGGCAGAGCTTGATCTTGCAGCCCTCTTTCCGCTCGTCGGCCCCGCTAACGCAGCAGTCGCCCGTTACGAGGGTGTGCTGGCAGGTATTCCCAATCCCAATGTCCTTCTGTCACCGCTGACCTCGCGGGAAGCCGTGCTGTCCAGCAAGATCGAAGGAACGCAGGTCACCCTGGGCGAAGTGCTGGAATTTGAGGCGCAAGGCCACCTGTTTGACGAAAGCACGCCAAAGAAGGCCGATGCCCGCGAGGTTTTGAATTACCGGGCCGCACTCCATGAAGCGACCAACCTCATGGCCGAACTCCCCCTGTCCCAGCGCTTGATCAAAGCAACGCATAGGGTTTTGATGAATGGCGTCCGGGGCAGAAATAAAGACCCTGGGGAGTACCGCCGTATCCCCAACTGGATCGGCCCGGAAGGCTGCACCGTTGAGCAAGCCAGATTCGTTCCGCCGGGTGCCGATGCTTTGGACGGCTGCATGTCGGCTTGGGAGGCCTATATCCACGCCGATGCGCCAGATCGCCTGGTCCAGTTGGCAATCGTCCATGCTGAGTTTGAAGCCATTCACCCCTTCCTGGATGGAAACGGCAGGCTTGGCCGCCTGGTCATTCCGCTGTTCCTGTTTTCGCATGGGCTGCTGTCCCGCCCCAACTTCTATCTATCAGAGTACCTAGAAGCCAACCGGGACGAATATTATGACCGTTTGCTGAGCGTTTCCCGTGATGGCGATTGGACCGGCTGGGTACGCTTTTTCCTTCAGGGGATCATTGCCCAGGCAGACGTGAACACACGCAAGGCCTTGGCCATCCTGCGGTTGCATGAGGAAAAGCGCGATTGGGTCGCGGAAGTTACCCATTCTCAGTATGCAGTGCGCGCACTGGATTGGATCTTTCAGCGCCCGATCTTCAAAACGCCAGACTTCATTGAGTCAGCGCAGATCCCAGGAGCCACAGCTCGCTCGATCATTCGCGTTCTGCGAGATCAAGGGATGCTCACGGAATTGGTTGCAGCCTCAGGTCGGGCACCTGCCACCCTGGCGTTTTCCGAACTGCTCAACATCGCGGAAGGCCGCACCGCATTTTGA
- a CDS encoding anti-phage dCTP deaminase translates to MASEQTPRPDIYIGLVGAAGSDLESVKLQLRAQLAALDYSYEEIKLSQIIGAFCGTNTSGMPENKRIAALMNAGDEIRRAQKQGDGVICLAAAEIRRIRKGSQQETPETAGSTAFVIDSLKNPAEVRTLRRVYGRNFLLISVYCPKTDRISKLAKRIAASQHTTTRDEHYQAARQVIEEDEKRDATDLSQDVQSTFPLADLFVSHEENTEVQIKRFVELIFGEPFSTPTLAEYLMFVAKAAALRSCDLSRQVGAVIAEKSGAIISSGCNDVPYPGGGIFFEGREGAKDNRDHTVEYDPNASEIQNAIREVVKAFRHAGLLEKEIAQRSDEDLAAALVHGEWKPHLGDARVRNLIEFGRVVHAEMNALAEAARFGRATQDATLYCTTFPCHICARHIIAAGVAKVVFIEPYPKSMTQTLYSAEIKTDDSTGTLPHTVEFKPFTGVAPRLYQRVFEYRPRKNRAGNIVHWNRNEAIPVDGVLGVSDFSLEENLSGRVAELASMIHKDAVVEEAQGDRNG, encoded by the coding sequence ATGGCGAGTGAGCAGACACCAAGGCCGGACATTTACATCGGGTTGGTGGGCGCCGCAGGTTCGGACCTGGAAAGCGTTAAATTACAGCTTCGTGCGCAGCTTGCAGCCCTTGATTATTCCTACGAAGAAATAAAGCTTAGCCAGATCATCGGCGCATTTTGCGGTACGAATACGTCTGGAATGCCCGAGAATAAGCGTATTGCCGCCCTTATGAATGCCGGGGATGAGATACGCCGCGCTCAAAAACAGGGAGATGGTGTGATCTGCCTTGCGGCGGCTGAGATTCGACGCATTCGAAAGGGTTCGCAGCAGGAGACGCCTGAAACGGCAGGCTCAACTGCGTTCGTCATCGATTCTCTCAAAAATCCAGCCGAGGTCCGCACTCTGCGCCGCGTCTACGGAAGAAATTTTCTTCTTATATCAGTATATTGTCCAAAAACCGATAGAATTTCAAAACTGGCGAAGCGTATCGCTGCCAGTCAGCATACCACCACCCGAGATGAGCATTATCAGGCTGCAAGGCAGGTAATCGAGGAAGATGAAAAAAGGGACGCCACCGACCTGTCTCAGGATGTCCAATCCACCTTTCCTCTTGCCGATCTTTTTGTCAGCCATGAGGAAAACACAGAGGTTCAGATCAAGCGGTTCGTCGAGTTGATCTTTGGGGAGCCATTTTCTACGCCGACCCTGGCAGAATACCTGATGTTTGTGGCCAAGGCGGCGGCATTGCGCTCTTGCGATCTGTCGCGACAGGTCGGGGCCGTCATAGCCGAAAAATCAGGGGCGATCATTTCCTCTGGCTGCAATGATGTGCCCTATCCTGGCGGGGGAATTTTTTTCGAAGGCAGGGAGGGTGCAAAAGACAATCGGGATCACACCGTCGAGTATGACCCTAATGCATCGGAAATTCAGAATGCCATCCGGGAGGTTGTAAAGGCATTTCGGCACGCCGGGCTTCTCGAAAAAGAGATCGCACAGCGCTCAGATGAGGATTTGGCAGCAGCCCTCGTCCATGGCGAGTGGAAACCCCATCTGGGCGATGCAAGGGTTCGCAATCTCATTGAGTTCGGGCGAGTGGTCCATGCGGAGATGAATGCATTGGCTGAGGCTGCGCGATTTGGACGCGCGACCCAGGATGCGACGCTTTATTGCACGACCTTCCCCTGCCATATCTGCGCTAGGCATATCATCGCGGCTGGTGTGGCAAAGGTTGTGTTTATCGAGCCTTATCCGAAAAGCATGACGCAAACCTTATACAGCGCTGAGATTAAGACCGACGATAGCACTGGTACGCTCCCACACACGGTCGAGTTCAAGCCCTTCACCGGCGTTGCTCCGCGCTTGTATCAGCGCGTTTTTGAGTATCGGCCTCGGAAGAATCGTGCCGGGAATATCGTTCATTGGAACCGTAACGAAGCCATACCCGTTGATGGAGTGCTGGGTGTGAGTGACTTCAGCTTGGAGGAAAATCTTTCCGGCCGGGTTGCGGAGCTTGCATCCATGATTCATAAGGACGCCGTTGTTGAAGAAGCCCAGGGAGACAGAAATGGCTGA